The following coding sequences lie in one Macadamia integrifolia cultivar HAES 741 unplaced genomic scaffold, SCU_Mint_v3 scaffold2284, whole genome shotgun sequence genomic window:
- the LOC122066185 gene encoding metal transporter Nramp3-like has translation MPAKYSQQLREEEEATGSLLPTRSPDSEEEKDDTETAFESSEKVVVVGVDESESIQNKDFSTVPPFSWKKLWLFTGPGFLMSIAFLDPGNLEGDLQSGAIAGYSLLWLLMWATIMGLLIQMLSARLGVATGRHLAELCREEYPSWAGYLLWIMTELALIGADIQEVIGSAIAIKILSNGILPLWAGVVITASDCFIFLFLENYGVRKLEAVFAVLIGTMAISFAWMFGETKPSGKELLIGVVVPKLSSRTIRQAVGVVGCVIMPHNVYLHSALVQSRKVETHKRGRVQEALNYYTIESTAALAISFMINLFVTTVFAKGFYGTDKADSIGLVNAGQYLQEKYGRGKFPILYIWGIGLLAAGQSSTITGTYAGQFIMGGFLNLRLKKWLRSLITRSFAIVPTIIVALVFDSSESTLDVLNEWLNVLQSVQIPFALIPLLCLVSKEELMGSFKIGRTLKVRC, from the exons ATGCCTGCTAAATATTCACAACAActgagagaagaggaagaagcgaCGGGAAGCTTATTACCCACTCGATCTCCCGAttctgaagaagaaaaagatgacaCAGAGACAGCTTTCGAGTCCAGTGAGAAGGTTGTGGTAGTGGGTGTCGACGAGAGTGAGAGCATCCAAAACAAGGATTTTTCTACAGTTCCACCCTTTTCATGGAAGAAATTATGGTTGTTTACGGGGCCAGGTTTCCTCATGAGTATTGCTTTCCTCGATCCTGGAAACCTTGAAGGAGATCTCCAGTCGGGAGCTATCGCGGGTTATTCTTTGTTGTGGCTATTGATGTGGGCTACCATCATGGGACTTTTGATTCAGATGTTGTCGGCTAGGCTTGGTGTCGCCACGGGCCGGCACTTAGCGGAGCTCTGTAGGGAGGAGTACCCGTCATGGGCGGGCTACCTTTTGTGGATTATGACGGAGCTGGCCTTGATTGGGGCTGATATTCAGGAGGTTATTGGCAGCGCTATTGCCATCAAGATTCTCAGCAATGGAATTCTTCCGCTCTGGGCTGGGGTTGTCATTACAGCTTCTGATTG TTTCATCTTTTTATTCCTTGAGAACTATGGAGTGAGGAAGCTGGAAGCCGTTTTTGCAGTTCTCATCGGAACAATGGCAATTTCATTTGCCTGGATGTTTGGCGAGACCAAACCCAGTGGAAAGGAACTTCTAATAG GTGTTGTGGTTCCAAAATTGAGCTCGAGGACAATACGCCAAGCCGTTGGTGTTGTAGGTTGTGTAATCATGCCTCACAATGTGTACTTGCATTCTGCTCTTGTACAATCAAGGAAGGTTGAGACCCACAAGAGAGGCCGGGTCCAAGAGGCCCTTAATTACTATACCATTGAGTCCACTGCTGCCTTAGCCATCTCCTTCATGATCAACCTCTTTGTTACAACTGTTTTTGCAAAGGGATTTTATGGTACAGATAAAGCTGATAGCATAGGCCTAGTAAATGCGGGACAGTATCTCCAAGAGAAGTATGGACGAGGAAAATTCCCAATTCTCTACATCTGGGGTATTGGGTTATTGGCGGCTGGGCAGAGTAGTACCATCACAGGGACTTATGCAGGTCAGTTTATCATGGGAGGTTTCCTCAATCTCCGTTTGAAGAAATGGTTGCGATCCTTGATCACAAGAAGCTTCGCTATCGTCCCGACTATAATTGTTGCCCTTGTGTTTGACTCATCTGAATCTACATTGGATGTTCTTAATGAATGGCTTAATGTCCTTCAATCGGTTCAGATTCCTTTTGCCCTTATTCCCCTGCTTTGCTTGGTCTCCAAGGAAGAGCTAATGGGATCCTTTAAGATTGGTCGTACTCTCAAGGTGAGATGCTAG
- the LOC122066184 gene encoding probable mediator of RNA polymerase II transcription subunit 26b, which yields MAAKSGALDYWRKYFRSTNFDIFEVIEYAIVVAASDCPKEFKMRRDRIAERLYNCKYTRCSGCDRVELEVPEKEDGDDGGCKSGRDFEGFVEKESKVNSCTKDNPEADLNRVSNYSYDEAEALTEEIEEETQIVGEVLRIKEILFDCQYQSDGTLFESLRRLQLMALTVDTLKATEIGKAVNCLRKHNSKQIRHLARTLIDGWKVMVDEWVSAAAAVAGATESSPDSVNPSVVDEEEGLPSPPLDDGIFFATQTTSIELSQFFDGMDDDGNPRNNGEFDKNRENGRRTTMGSQNIPKRKPPHPSESNLLTKDSKGQPVRKHDPFIKQTKPFNTESGPGRPPKQSSEIKASNQMKAQQKMDPTGVKTRPVSGQQDKSKLSDENSVRAKLEAAKRKLQEGYQQAENAKKQRTIQVMELHDLPKQGLGQRHPHVKPGNHNRHWASGRR from the exons ATGGCTGCGAAATCTGGTGCTCTTGATTACTGGCGTAAGTACTTCCGGAGTACCAATTTCGACATCTTTGAGGTCATCGAGTATGCGATCGTGGTTGCTGCTTCAGATTGTCCCAAGGAGTTTAAGATGAGAAGGGATCGAATTGCAGAGCGGCTCTATAACTGTAAATACACTAGGTGTTCTGGGTGTGATCGTGTAGAGTTAGAAGTACCAGAGAAGGAAGATGGTGATGATGGAGGTTGTAAAAGTGGTCGTGACTTTGAGGGTTTTGTTGAGAAGGAAAGTAAGGTTAATAGCTGTACAAAAGATAACCCAGAGGCTGACCTGAACAGGGTGAGTAATTATAGCTATGATGAAGCAGAGGCACTAACAGAGGAGATTGAGGAGGAAACTCAGATTGTTGGTGAGGTCTTGAGGATCAAAGAGATTCTTTTTGACTGTCAATATCAG TCTGATGGGACATTGTTCGAATCATTAAGGAGGCTTCAATTGATGGCACTTACTGTGGATACATTGAAG GCGACTGAAATTGGAAAGGCTGTAAATTGTCTCCGAAAGCACAATTCAAAACAGATTCGTCACCTTGCAAGAACTCTCATTGA TGGCTGGAAGGTTATGGTTGATGAGTGGGTGAGTGCAGCAGCTGCAGTTGCAG GTGCAACAGAAAGTTCCCCAGATTCTGTAAACCCTTCTGTTGTTGATGAAGAGGAAGGGCTGCCTTCGCCTCCACTGGATGATGGAATATTTTTTGCAACTCAAACTACTTCAATAGAGCTTTCACAG TTCTTCGATGGAATGGATGATGATGGAA ATCCTCGAAACAATGGGGAATTTGACAAGAATCGGGAGAATGGAAGAAGAACTACAATGGGGAGCCAAAATATTCCCAAGAGGAAACCACCACATCCTAGTGAATCAAATTTGCTCACCAAGGATAGCAAGGGCCAGCCAGTAAGAAAACACGACCCTTTCATCAAGCAAACAAAGCCTTTCAACACTGAGTCAGGGCCAGGGAGACCTCCAAAGCAAAGCTCAGAGATCAAAGCCAGTAACCAGATGAAGGCCCAACAGAAGATGGATCCCACTGGAGTCAAGACGAGGCCAGTGTCAGGTCAACAAGAT AAATCGAAGTTGTCAGATGAAAATTCAGTGCGAGCAAAACTTGAAGCTGCTAAGAGGAAGCTTCAAGAGGGGTACCAACAAGCTGAGAATG CCAAGAAACAACGAACGATACAAGTTATGGAGTTGCATGATCTCCCCAAGCAGGGGCTTGGTCAGAGACATCCCCATGTTAAACCTGGCAACCACAATAGGCATTGGGCAAGTGGACGGCGATAG